A window of the Cygnus atratus isolate AKBS03 ecotype Queensland, Australia chromosome 4, CAtr_DNAZoo_HiC_assembly, whole genome shotgun sequence genome harbors these coding sequences:
- the ATOH1 gene encoding transcription factor ATOH1 has protein sequence MSLPRAAEWAEGGREAAVAAEPLLGLGPALEAPGCGFAPGWLGVCCAARVAASPRCLREEEEDEAAAGRPRAAAAAGQEGSSPGGARGAAGGGRPRGGGGGGAGVRPQVSGVQKQRRLAANARERRRMHGLNHAFDQLRNVIPSFNNDKKLSKYETLQMAQIYISALAELLHGPTAAAAATATATEPPPGKAEPRGAPFEPPCAADGAALPGPPPSGPPPHGHGHGHGHGRTRFPPPPAAGGFPVPLDPLRFPSFPESALLGPKAPSPALLVPQPGHHQQHHQQHQQQQERSKASPRSHRSDGEFSPRSHYSDSDEAS, from the coding sequence ATGAGCCTGCCGCGAGCCGCCGAGTGGGCCGAGGGCGGCCGGGaagcggcggtggcggcggagccgctgctggggctgggaccgGCTCTGGAGGCGCCCGGCTGCGGCTTCGCCCCCGGCTGGCTGGGCGTGTGCTGCGCCGCGCGCGTGGCTGCCTCGCCGCGCTGCctgcgggaggaggaggaggacgaggcggcggcggggcggccgcgggcggcagcggcagcagggcaggaggggagcagccccggcggggcgcggggggcggcgggcggcgggcggccgcggggcggtGGTGGCGGCGGTGCCGGTGTCCGTCCGCAGGTGAGCGGCGTGCAGAAGCAGCGGCGGCTGGCGGCCAACGCGCGGGAGCGGCGGCGGATGCACGGGCTGAACCACGCCTTCGACCAGCTGCGCAATGTCATCCCCTCCTTCAACAACGACAAGAAGCTCTCCAAGTACGAGACGCTGCAGATGGCGCAGATCTACATCAGCGCCCTGGCCGAGCTGCTGCACGGCCCcacagccgccgccgccgccacagCCACCGCCACCGAGCCGCCGCCGGGCAAggcggagccccgcggggccccCTTCGAGCCGCCCTGCGCCGCGGACGGGGCCGCGctgccggggccgccgccgtcCGGGCCGCCCCCCCACGGGCACGGccacgggcacgggcacggcaGGACTCGCttccccccgccgccggccgcggggGGCTTCCCGGTGCCGCTCGACCCGCTGCGTTTCCCGTCCTTCCCGGAGAGCGCCCTGCTGGGACCCAAAGCGCCGTCCCCAGCGCTCCTCGTGCCGCAGCCcggccaccaccagcagcaccaccagcagcaccagcagcagcaggagaggagcaagGCGTCGCCGCGCTCCCACCGGAGCGACGGAGAGTTCTCGCCCCGCTCGCACTACAGTGACTCGGACGAGGCCAGCTAg